The following is a genomic window from Chitinispirillales bacterium.
ATATCGAAGACGAATTAAAAGAAGACGCTCTTTACACGGTTGCAAAAAGAATGTGTAAAAAAGCTAAAATAGTAAAATATAAATCGGTCGTTGAAGATATTTTACGCCGAGAAGAAACGGTTTCGTCGTTTGTCGGACAAGGAGTCGCAATTCCGAGAGTATGTGCGCAGATTGAAACCGATTTTGCAATAATTGTAGCAAGAAATACCGAAGGAATAAATTATGACGCGGCGAGAAACGCAAAAGCGAACATTCTGGTAATGGTGTTTGTAAATAAAAATGTTGATGAAAATAAGGTTATTGAGCTGACTGCGGACATTGCGACTTTTTTCAAAGACCCTATAATAAATAACATACTCAAAAACGAAGAAGCGGACACAATATCGGAGTTATTTCCATCATCGCCGGAATACGAATCTTCAGAAAACAAAGTCCGAAAAGAACCGATATTATCTTCGGCTTCCGCCCTTGCACGTGAAATTAACGCAAAGGCTATTTTGATTTTCGCCGATGTAAAACAAGACATGGAATTTCTAAAAAATATACGTACCAGAAAACAAATTATCATAGTAACGGGGAATAAAAGCAGATTTGCCGATAAAATAACCGATTACGATTTGGTTCAAGCCCCTGTATCTAAAGTGGGAGGAATCGGACAAGTTAAAATCGGCATTCTTTTGGCGTTATCACGAAATCTCATTTCTCGTGAGGACGTCGTCGTCTGCGTAGCCGGCACGTTCGGCAAAGATGTGTTTAATTTGATTTCCGTCGTGGATATAGATAAAGAGTTTGATTTCTTTTTCACGCACACGCGCTCGTTAACGCCGCCGGACGTTAAACCCGAAGTTCTCGAAAGAGTTCTCGGTATCGCCACCGAAATAGGTGTTGACGGAAGAGAAGGAAAATCCGTAGGAACAATATTTGTTTTAGGGGATACGGAAAATGTAAATTCTTACATAAAACAGTTGATAATAAACCCGTTTAAAGGTTACAAAAAATCAGAAAGAAACGTACTTGACCCTGCAATAGAAGAAACGATAAAGGAGTTTTCCGCTATAGACGGCGCATTTATAATAAGCGGAGACGGAATTGTCGTTTCCGCCGGAAGTTATTTGAATCCGTCGTTTCCTAATATCGGAATGATACCGGAGCTTTTAAGCGGTCTGGGAACCCGTCACGCCGCGGGTGCAGGAATAACTGTCTGCACTAACGCAATAGCGATAGTAATTTCGGAATCTAACGGTCAGGTGACCGTTTTCAAAAACGGTTCGGTAGTCCTCACTCTTTCAAAACAGAACGGACTCTAAAATGAAAAATCCGATATTCAAAATACTTGTCGCCGGCGTTATAATAGTGGTAGCCTTTGCATGGAGACAGCCGATTATTTATTTTATAGATAAAACAAAAATACAAAAAGAGTTGAAAGAAAAAACCGCCGAAGAAGATTCGCTTAGACAAATTGTTCAAACGATAAAAGACAACGCAGAGGAAAAACGAAAAACAGCCCGTAAATTAGGCTATTCAAAAAACGATGAAATAATGATTAAAATCGTAACTCCTGACGATGAAAAAGAAAGTAAAAAAGTCAAAACGAACGCATTCCTTTCAATTTCCGCTGTTTTGGTGTTTTTTCTTATTATAACATTTGCCGTTTCATCCAGGAATAATGATAAAACCAAA
Proteins encoded in this region:
- a CDS encoding diadenylate cyclase, producing the protein MSFREYLISDVILDIEDELKEDALYTVAKRMCKKAKIVKYKSVVEDILRREETVSSFVGQGVAIPRVCAQIETDFAIIVARNTEGINYDAARNAKANILVMVFVNKNVDENKVIELTADIATFFKDPIINNILKNEEADTISELFPSSPEYESSENKVRKEPILSSASALAREINAKAILIFADVKQDMEFLKNIRTRKQIIIVTGNKSRFADKITDYDLVQAPVSKVGGIGQVKIGILLALSRNLISREDVVVCVAGTFGKDVFNLISVVDIDKEFDFFFTHTRSLTPPDVKPEVLERVLGIATEIGVDGREGKSVGTIFVLGDTENVNSYIKQLIINPFKGYKKSERNVLDPAIEETIKEFSAIDGAFIISGDGIVVSAGSYLNPSFPNIGMIPELLSGLGTRHAAGAGITVCTNAIAIVISESNGQVTVFKNGSVVLTLSKQNGL
- a CDS encoding septum formation initiator family protein, whose protein sequence is MKNPIFKILVAGVIIVVAFAWRQPIIYFIDKTKIQKELKEKTAEEDSLRQIVQTIKDNAEEKRKTARKLGYSKNDEIMIKIVTPDDEKESKKVKTNAFLSISAVLVFFLIITFAVSSRNNDKTKLKSE